Proteins encoded by one window of Rubrobacter indicoceani:
- a CDS encoding anti-sigma factor: MNQEKFADMKDAYALGALTPEETRDFESYLAEHPEYQPEVDELAGLASLFAMVPVDREPPKSLRKNLMKTIHDEGGVRRTSRSSRRGLGAYVGSFVDGLRARPLALGAAGLIVVGLFSWNVVLQGQVQSLRGDNSDLQAQIESPAAPPEVGGNQVLAMASEGEMSGVEAEVVSYEGGRAVLVAHNVPQIPEEETFQIWVIQDGEASPSGLFEPQNGAEAPVAAYVDGSIANADAIAVTVEPEGGSEQPTSDPQLQASL; encoded by the coding sequence ATGAACCAGGAGAAATTCGCAGACATGAAGGACGCCTACGCTCTCGGGGCGCTTACTCCAGAGGAGACACGGGATTTCGAGTCGTACCTGGCCGAGCACCCGGAGTATCAGCCGGAGGTTGACGAGCTGGCCGGGCTTGCTTCTCTGTTTGCGATGGTCCCCGTCGACCGCGAGCCGCCGAAATCGCTTCGCAAGAACCTGATGAAGACCATACACGATGAGGGCGGTGTCCGAAGAACGTCTCGCTCTTCCCGCCGGGGACTCGGGGCTTACGTCGGTTCTTTTGTGGACGGTCTCCGGGCAAGGCCGCTGGCTCTGGGAGCGGCGGGCCTGATAGTCGTCGGGCTGTTCTCCTGGAACGTGGTGCTTCAGGGTCAGGTGCAGTCCCTGCGCGGCGACAACTCCGACCTTCAGGCCCAGATCGAATCCCCCGCCGCTCCCCCGGAGGTCGGCGGGAATCAGGTGCTCGCGATGGCGAGTGAGGGCGAGATGAGCGGGGTCGAGGCCGAAGTCGTCTCCTATGAGGGCGGGCGCGCGGTGCTGGTGGCGCACAACGTCCCCCAGATACCGGAGGAAGAGACTTTCCAGATCTGGGTCATCCAAGATGGTGAGGCCAGCCCGAGCGGTCTTTTCGAGCCGCAGAACGGTGCCGAGGCGCCGGTTGCGGCCTACGTTGACGGCTCCATCGCAAACGCTGACGCGATCGCCGTTACGGTCGAGCCGGAGGGCGGCTCCGAACAACCGACCAGCGACCCGCAGCTTCAGGCGAGCCTCTAG